The sequence AAGGCTGCGGCTCACGGCGGCGGCAACTCCTTGAACGAGCGGATGGGTACGGACGGGTCGGGCGAGCGGGGTAAAGCCGCCCTAAGGGTCTGTCAGCCGTCAGGTTACCGAGCCCCCATCGCGGCTCCGCACCCGACCCGCCCCCGACCGTCCCCGGGATCACCGGCCGGGGCGTGCGGGCACATTCGCAGGGCCTCCACATAACGCGCTTGATCAATTCCGCCCGGACGTTCGTCCCGCCGCTTGAGCGGCTGTTCACGGACGGTGGCGCATTCCTTGCGCATAATCCGCACCGCGCCGCACGTTGATCAATTTCATTGACCATCGGCCCTTACCGCCGTACGAGTGATCCATCACCGAACGGAGTACGGAATCTTCAGCAAGCGGAACCCGACAAAACGGGACGTTCGGCTCCTTCGGAGTGGGTCGGAGTGCGTGTAACGTCCGCGTTTCTCCGTCCCCGCGCAGTGGCTCCGACCTGCGAATACCTTCTCCCGAAGGCCGTTCGCAGCACGTTCGTGTCGCAGTTGTCAAGCCCCGAGATATGCCCTGACCTGCGAAAACGCCATTCAGGAGAAGCGATTCTCGTGTTACGCTTGATAGCCACGGAAGGGGTACCTGTCACATGACGTTCAAGGTTGGCGACACCGTGGTCTATCCCCATCACGGGGCCGCGCTGATCGAGGCTATCGAAACTCGCCAGATCAAAGGCGTGGACAAGACCTACTTGGTGCTCAAGGTCGCTCAGGGCGACTTGACGGTGCGTGTACCGGCGGACAATGCGGAGTTCGTGGGTGTGCGCGACGTAGTCGGGCAGGAAGGGCTGGACCGAGTCTTCGAGGTGCTCCGCGCACCGTATGCCGAGGAGCCGACGAACTGGTCCCGGCGCTACAAGGCAAATCTGGAGAAGCTCGCCTCCGGCGATGTCATCAAGGTCGCCGAAGTGGTTCGTGACCTGTGGCGTCGCGAGCGTGAGCGCGGACTCTCCGCCGGTGAGAAGCGCATGCTCGCCAAGGCGC comes from Streptomyces sp. Mut1 and encodes:
- a CDS encoding CarD family transcriptional regulator, with amino-acid sequence MTFKVGDTVVYPHHGAALIEAIETRQIKGVDKTYLVLKVAQGDLTVRVPADNAEFVGVRDVVGQEGLDRVFEVLRAPYAEEPTNWSRRYKANLEKLASGDVIKVAEVVRDLWRRERERGLSAGEKRMLAKARQILVSELALAENTNEDKAEALLDEVLAS